In Ferribacterium limneticum, a genomic segment contains:
- a CDS encoding response regulator, whose product MHAPSPWLRPFLRCLLLLACLLGVPWSAALAEAVDELKNPRRVLHVVTDDNYPPYLFRNSKGDPEGYLVDYWQLWERKNGIKVRLTATNWAEAQQMVRDGQADVIDMIFRTPSREPYYDFTAPYADLPVAIYSHATITGISGVTTLRGFQVGVQAGDACVDKLAENGITNLLIYRNYAELIGAAQREEIKVFCLDEHPGNFYLYKAKAEKLFLKAFEFYQGQFHRAVRKGNLETLGVVERGMRAISADEEAALRKKWFGTPLNFGTYGRYVGWGLLATLLLGAVLLIWNLTLRRQVTAKTATLKQALLDLQEAHRATQKTQENLTATLQAIPDLLFELDADGRYVDVFASQEALLASPKENLIGKLVNEILPAEAALTARAAIAGAIEHGSDYGRTICLELGGGKHWFELSATRKAPEADGSFHAMVLSRDVTQRRETEDALLEAREEALQSARDKHFRTLFDAAPVALSFLRGNEIVQLNRRFVDLFGYRESDISSLDAWWRNAYPDPAYRAWVEESWQAAIERARQSGGKVDNGEYRVTCKNGRELTLLIGGQMVDDGLICTFTDISPMKAAESAMKQAKEVADAASAAKSTFLANMSHEIRTPMNAILGYAHLLGKTALQPEQTERLGKIEEAGKHLLSIINDILDISKIEAGKLVLEQTSFALSDVIDHVRSLVAESASAKGLAIAVDYGEVPPTLHGDPTRLRQAMLNFASNAVKFTEHGGITLRARLLEQQGEHLLVRFEVEDTGIGIPADSREGLFQAFKQVDASTTRKFGGTGLGLAITQRLAHLMGGETGLESQPGVGSTFWFTARLEAGMATISKEAPVLSAPERAIRRHHAGTRILLVEDDPMNQDIACELLKETGLHVDIAENGRQAVTKATSTNYALILMDMQMPEMGGIEATSIIRTIPDRAWTPIIAMTANAFDEDRERCIKAGMSDFVAKPVDPEILFNTLAKWLSLPRH is encoded by the coding sequence ATGCACGCGCCATCACCCTGGCTGCGGCCATTTTTGCGCTGCCTCCTCCTTCTTGCCTGCCTGTTGGGCGTTCCCTGGTCGGCCGCGCTGGCTGAGGCCGTGGATGAACTCAAGAATCCTCGCCGGGTGCTGCATGTCGTCACCGATGACAACTACCCGCCCTACCTGTTCCGCAACTCCAAGGGCGACCCCGAGGGCTATCTGGTCGACTACTGGCAGCTCTGGGAACGGAAGAACGGCATCAAGGTCCGCCTGACCGCGACCAACTGGGCCGAAGCCCAGCAGATGGTGCGGGATGGCCAGGCCGACGTCATCGACATGATTTTCCGCACCCCGTCGCGCGAGCCGTATTACGACTTCACGGCGCCCTATGCCGACCTCCCGGTGGCCATCTACAGCCATGCCACGATCACCGGCATCAGTGGCGTAACGACGCTGCGCGGCTTTCAGGTTGGCGTCCAGGCGGGTGACGCGTGTGTCGACAAGCTGGCTGAAAACGGCATCACCAATCTGCTCATTTACCGCAATTACGCCGAGCTGATCGGCGCGGCCCAGCGTGAGGAAATCAAGGTTTTCTGCCTCGACGAGCATCCGGGCAATTTTTATCTGTACAAGGCAAAGGCCGAGAAGCTCTTTCTGAAAGCCTTCGAGTTTTATCAGGGACAGTTCCACCGCGCGGTACGCAAGGGCAATCTCGAGACGCTGGGCGTGGTCGAACGGGGCATGCGGGCGATCAGTGCCGACGAGGAAGCCGCCCTGCGCAAGAAATGGTTTGGTACGCCACTTAATTTCGGCACCTACGGCCGCTATGTTGGCTGGGGCCTGCTGGCCACCCTGCTGCTCGGCGCTGTTTTGCTGATCTGGAACCTGACGTTGCGCCGCCAGGTTACTGCCAAGACGGCGACGCTCAAGCAGGCTTTGCTGGATTTGCAGGAGGCCCATCGGGCCACGCAGAAGACGCAGGAAAACCTGACGGCGACGCTGCAGGCGATCCCCGACCTGCTCTTCGAGCTGGATGCCGACGGCCGCTACGTCGATGTCTTTGCCAGCCAGGAAGCCCTGCTGGCCAGCCCGAAGGAAAACCTGATCGGCAAGCTGGTCAATGAAATTTTGCCCGCCGAGGCCGCCCTCACGGCCAGGGCGGCGATCGCCGGCGCCATTGAACACGGCAGCGATTATGGCCGGACGATCTGTCTCGAACTGGGCGGCGGAAAGCACTGGTTCGAACTCTCGGCGACGCGCAAGGCGCCGGAAGCGGATGGCAGCTTCCACGCCATGGTCCTGTCGCGCGACGTCACCCAGCGCCGTGAAACCGAAGACGCTTTGCTCGAAGCCAGGGAAGAAGCGCTGCAGTCCGCGCGCGACAAGCATTTCCGCACCCTCTTCGACGCCGCCCCGGTGGCCCTGTCCTTCTTGCGGGGCAACGAAATCGTCCAGCTCAACCGGCGCTTCGTCGACCTCTTCGGCTATCGGGAAAGCGACATTTCCAGTCTCGATGCCTGGTGGCGCAACGCCTACCCCGACCCGGCCTACCGCGCATGGGTCGAGGAATCCTGGCAAGCCGCCATCGAGCGCGCCAGGCAGAGCGGGGGCAAGGTCGACAACGGCGAATATCGTGTCACTTGCAAGAATGGCCGCGAGCTGACGCTGCTCATCGGCGGCCAGATGGTCGACGATGGCCTGATCTGCACCTTCACCGACATTTCGCCCATGAAGGCAGCCGAAAGCGCCATGAAGCAGGCCAAGGAAGTGGCCGATGCGGCGAGCGCCGCGAAGAGCACCTTCCTGGCCAATATGAGCCATGAAATCCGGACGCCGATGAACGCCATTCTCGGCTACGCCCATTTGCTCGGGAAGACGGCACTGCAGCCGGAACAGACCGAGCGCCTGGGCAAGATCGAGGAAGCCGGCAAGCATCTGCTCTCCATCATCAACGACATCCTCGACATTTCGAAGATCGAAGCCGGCAAGCTCGTGCTCGAACAAACCAGCTTTGCCCTCAGTGACGTCATTGACCATGTCCGCTCGCTCGTCGCCGAAAGCGCCAGTGCCAAGGGCCTGGCTATCGCCGTCGATTACGGCGAGGTGCCGCCGACGCTGCACGGCGACCCGACCCGCCTGCGCCAGGCCATGCTCAATTTCGCCAGCAATGCCGTCAAATTTACCGAGCACGGCGGCATCACGCTGCGTGCCCGGCTGCTTGAACAGCAAGGCGAGCACTTGCTCGTGCGTTTCGAAGTCGAGGATACCGGCATCGGCATTCCGGCCGACAGCCGCGAGGGCCTGTTCCAGGCCTTCAAGCAGGTGGATGCCTCGACCACGCGCAAGTTCGGCGGCACCGGCCTCGGGCTGGCCATCACCCAGCGCCTCGCCCACCTCATGGGCGGCGAAACGGGGCTGGAAAGCCAGCCGGGCGTCGGCAGCACTTTCTGGTTCACGGCCCGCCTCGAAGCCGGCATGGCAACGATCAGCAAAGAAGCGCCCGTGCTCTCGGCGCCGGAAAGAGCGATCCGCCGCCACCATGCCGGCACCCGAATCCTGCTCGTCGAGGACGATCCGATGAATCAGGACATCGCCTGCGAACTGCTCAAGGAAACCGGCCTGCACGTCGACATCGCCGAAAACGGCCGGCAGGCCGTGACCAAGGCCACCAGCACCAACTACGCGCTGATCCTGATGGACATGCAGATGCCCGAAATGGGCGGCATCGAGGCGACCAGCATCATCCGCACCATCCCGGACCGCGCCTGGACGCCAATCATCGCGATGACCGCCAACGCCTTCGACGAAGACCGCGAACGCTGCATCAAGGCCGGCATGAGCGACTTCGTCGCCAAACCCGTCGATCCGGAGATTCTCTTCAACACCCTCGCCAAGTGGCTGTCCCTACCCCGGCACTGA
- a CDS encoding sirohydrochlorin chelatase has translation MTTALILFAHGARDPEWANPMRRVQAAVRQRMTGVPVELAFLEFMAPTLPDCAAGLIAQGADKVVVMPMFVARGGHLKKETPEMIEALRSTYPNVEFSLGNAIGEHELVVQAMATAALEVAGL, from the coding sequence ATGACCACAGCCCTCATCCTCTTCGCCCACGGTGCCCGCGACCCGGAATGGGCCAACCCGATGCGCCGCGTACAGGCTGCCGTCCGCCAGCGCATGACGGGCGTGCCGGTCGAGTTGGCTTTTCTTGAATTCATGGCGCCGACCTTGCCGGATTGTGCCGCCGGGCTGATCGCGCAGGGGGCGGACAAGGTCGTCGTGATGCCGATGTTCGTCGCCCGCGGCGGGCATTTGAAGAAGGAAACGCCGGAGATGATCGAAGCGCTGCGGTCGACCTACCCGAATGTCGAATTTTCCTTGGGCAACGCCATTGGCGAGCATGAGCTGGTGGTGCAGGCCATGGCGACGGCGGCGCTGGAGGTCGCTGGCCTGTAG
- a CDS encoding ANTAR domain-containing response regulator, whose amino-acid sequence MLTVLVIDESRSRAGEICAGLALAGYQVAAILAGSENLTAEVEKLQPDVILIDTDSPSRDTLENLAAMNKDMPRPVVIFTQEDGQSTIRDAVKAGVSAYIVDGLDAKRIKPILDVAMARFEDTQALRRELDEVSQKLTDRKLVDKAKGVLMKARGLDEDAAYHAMRKLAMERGQSMAKVARDVIDMARVLL is encoded by the coding sequence ATGCTTACCGTACTCGTCATCGATGAATCCCGTTCCCGTGCCGGCGAAATCTGCGCCGGACTGGCCTTGGCCGGCTATCAGGTGGCAGCCATTCTGGCCGGTTCCGAAAACCTGACGGCTGAGGTCGAGAAGCTGCAGCCCGACGTTATCCTGATCGATACCGACAGCCCGAGCCGCGACACTCTCGAAAACCTGGCGGCGATGAACAAGGATATGCCGCGCCCGGTCGTCATCTTTACCCAGGAAGACGGCCAGTCAACCATCCGCGATGCCGTCAAGGCGGGGGTTTCAGCCTATATCGTCGATGGTCTGGACGCCAAGCGGATCAAGCCGATTCTCGATGTGGCGATGGCTCGCTTCGAGGATACGCAGGCCCTGCGCCGTGAGCTCGACGAGGTTTCCCAGAAGCTGACTGACCGCAAGCTGGTCGACAAGGCCAAGGGCGTCCTCATGAAAGCACGCGGTCTGGACGAGGACGCGGCTTATCACGCCATGCGCAAACTGGCCATGGAGCGCGGCCAGTCGATGGCCAAAGTGGCCCGCGACGTGATCGACATGGCGCGCGTGCTGCTCTAA
- a CDS encoding CmpA/NrtA family ABC transporter substrate-binding protein translates to MEDKKLAAPEVVADKPGFSRRDFVSTALGASLMAMVPPGVRSGAWAAGSDAPEKKEVRIGFIPLTDCASVVMASVMKFDEKYGIKIIPTKEASWASVRDKLVNGELDAAHVLYGLIYGVQLGVGGPKKDMSVLMSLNNNGQAITLSNQLKDKGATDGASLAKLVAKKEKEYTFAQTFPTGTHAMWLYYWLAAQGINPFKDVKTITVPPPQMVANMRVGNMDGFCVGEPWNNRAIMDNIGFTATTTQDIWTDHPEKVLGTTADWVKQNPNTARAVVAAILDASKWIDASIANKQKTAETIASKAYVNTDTEVIVARMLGRYQNGLGKSWDDKNHMKFFNDGMVNFPYLSDGMWFLTQHKRWGLLKSHPDYLAVAKQVNRIDIYKQGAAAAGVALPKSEMRSHKLIDGVVWDGKDPAKYADGFKIKA, encoded by the coding sequence ATGGAAGACAAGAAACTGGCCGCACCGGAAGTCGTCGCCGACAAACCGGGCTTTTCACGTCGTGATTTCGTATCAACTGCCTTGGGAGCCTCTCTGATGGCCATGGTCCCTCCTGGCGTTCGCAGTGGCGCATGGGCCGCTGGTTCGGATGCCCCAGAAAAGAAAGAAGTCCGTATCGGCTTCATCCCGCTCACTGATTGCGCTTCTGTCGTCATGGCCTCGGTCATGAAGTTCGACGAGAAGTACGGCATCAAGATCATTCCGACCAAGGAAGCCTCGTGGGCTTCGGTGCGCGACAAGCTGGTCAATGGCGAACTCGATGCCGCCCACGTGCTGTACGGCCTGATCTACGGCGTGCAACTCGGTGTTGGTGGTCCGAAGAAGGACATGAGCGTACTCATGAGCCTGAATAACAATGGTCAGGCCATCACCCTCTCCAACCAGCTCAAGGACAAGGGCGCCACCGATGGCGCCAGCCTGGCCAAGCTGGTCGCCAAGAAGGAGAAGGAATACACCTTCGCCCAGACCTTCCCGACCGGCACCCACGCCATGTGGCTCTACTACTGGCTGGCCGCCCAGGGCATCAACCCGTTCAAGGACGTCAAGACGATCACCGTGCCGCCCCCGCAGATGGTCGCCAACATGCGCGTCGGCAACATGGACGGTTTCTGCGTCGGTGAGCCGTGGAACAACCGCGCCATCATGGACAACATCGGTTTCACGGCAACGACGACCCAGGATATCTGGACCGATCATCCGGAAAAGGTGCTCGGCACGACGGCCGATTGGGTCAAGCAGAACCCGAACACGGCGCGTGCCGTGGTTGCGGCGATTCTCGATGCCAGCAAGTGGATCGACGCCTCCATCGCCAATAAGCAGAAGACGGCCGAAACGATTGCCAGCAAGGCTTACGTCAATACCGACACGGAAGTCATCGTCGCCCGCATGCTCGGCCGCTACCAGAATGGTCTGGGCAAGAGCTGGGACGACAAGAACCATATGAAGTTCTTCAACGATGGCATGGTCAATTTCCCTTATCTCTCCGACGGCATGTGGTTCCTGACCCAGCATAAGCGCTGGGGCTTGCTCAAGAGCCATCCGGATTACCTGGCTGTCGCCAAGCAGGTCAATCGCATCGACATCTACAAGCAAGGTGCCGCCGCTGCCGGCGTCGCGCTGCCGAAGAGCGAGATGCGCAGCCACAAGCTGATCGACGGGGTGGTCTGGGACGGCAAGGATCCGGCCAAGTATGCCGACGGTTTCAAGATCAAGGCTTAA
- the ntrB gene encoding nitrate ABC transporter permease, whose product MSALTMNVEFGAKIPVDRGIEQVAVVEATAAPAKEKKMEKTATVPAEPGTPFTETLAGIGRAVLPPLLGMVILIGIWYIATMKGGSIPGPVKTWDAATILFADPFYSNGPNDQGIGWNILSSLQRVGIGFGFAALVGIPLGFILGRSAFLSAMINPIISLLRPVSPLAWLPIGLLVFQRADPAATYTIFICSIWPMIMNTAQGVQRVPQDYLNVARVLALSEWKVVTKILLPAVLPYILTGIRLSIGTAWLVIVAAEMLTGGVGIGFWVWDEWNNLKVEHIIIAIFVIGIVGLILEQSLILLARKLTKESS is encoded by the coding sequence ATGAGCGCACTGACGATGAATGTTGAATTTGGGGCAAAAATTCCGGTTGACCGTGGAATTGAACAAGTCGCCGTCGTAGAAGCGACTGCGGCTCCCGCCAAGGAAAAGAAAATGGAAAAAACCGCAACCGTACCGGCCGAGCCGGGCACGCCCTTCACCGAGACGCTGGCCGGCATCGGCCGCGCCGTTCTGCCGCCGCTGCTCGGCATGGTGATCCTGATCGGCATCTGGTACATCGCCACGATGAAAGGCGGCAGCATTCCGGGGCCGGTCAAGACTTGGGATGCCGCCACCATCCTGTTCGCCGATCCGTTCTACAGCAACGGTCCGAACGACCAGGGCATCGGCTGGAACATCCTGTCTTCGCTGCAACGCGTCGGCATCGGCTTCGGCTTTGCGGCGCTGGTCGGCATTCCGCTCGGCTTCATTCTTGGCCGCTCGGCTTTCTTGTCAGCCATGATCAATCCGATCATCAGCCTGCTGCGTCCGGTTTCGCCGCTGGCCTGGCTGCCCATCGGCCTGCTCGTCTTCCAGCGGGCCGACCCGGCGGCGACTTACACCATTTTCATCTGCTCGATCTGGCCGATGATCATGAACACCGCCCAAGGCGTCCAGCGCGTGCCGCAGGATTACCTCAACGTCGCCCGCGTCCTCGCGCTGTCCGAGTGGAAGGTCGTCACCAAGATTCTGCTGCCGGCCGTACTGCCCTACATCCTGACCGGCATCCGCCTGTCCATTGGCACCGCCTGGCTGGTCATCGTTGCCGCTGAAATGCTCACCGGCGGCGTCGGCATCGGCTTCTGGGTGTGGGACGAGTGGAACAACCTGAAGGTGGAACACATCATCATCGCCATTTTTGTCATCGGCATCGTCGGCCTGATCCTCGAGCAAAGCCTGATCCTGCTTGCCCGGAAACTGACCAAAGAATCGTCATGA
- a CDS encoding ABC transporter ATP-binding protein, with protein sequence MEKFVQIQTVGQTFDTKKGKFVALRDINLTIKQGEFVALIGHSGCGKSTLLNLIAGLTKPTDGVLLLEDREIAGPGPERAVVFQNHSLLPWLTCFENVYLAVERVFGTKEGKQKLRDRTAAAISLVGLDHASSKYPHEISGGMKQRVGIARALSMEPKVLLMDEPFGALDALTRAKLQDELMRICEATKATTVMVTHDVDEAVLLSDKIVMMTNGPAATIGEILEVNLPRPRHRLTLAHDPDYIGYRAAVLEFLYEKQAHVEKQAA encoded by the coding sequence ATGGAAAAGTTCGTACAAATTCAAACCGTCGGTCAGACCTTCGATACCAAGAAGGGCAAATTTGTCGCCCTGCGCGACATCAACCTGACCATCAAGCAAGGCGAGTTCGTCGCGCTGATCGGCCACTCCGGCTGCGGTAAATCGACCCTGCTCAATCTCATCGCCGGCCTGACCAAGCCGACCGATGGCGTGCTGCTGCTCGAAGACCGTGAAATCGCCGGGCCCGGCCCGGAACGCGCCGTGGTTTTCCAGAACCACAGCCTGCTGCCCTGGCTGACCTGCTTCGAGAACGTCTATCTGGCCGTCGAGCGCGTTTTCGGCACCAAGGAAGGCAAGCAGAAGCTGCGCGACCGGACGGCCGCCGCGATCAGCCTGGTCGGCCTCGACCACGCCAGCAGCAAGTATCCGCATGAAATCTCCGGCGGCATGAAGCAGCGCGTCGGCATCGCCCGCGCCCTGTCCATGGAGCCGAAGGTCCTGCTCATGGACGAGCCCTTCGGCGCCCTCGACGCGCTGACCCGCGCCAAGCTGCAGGACGAACTCATGCGCATCTGCGAAGCGACCAAGGCAACCACCGTCATGGTCACCCACGATGTCGACGAAGCCGTGCTGCTCTCCGACAAGATCGTCATGATGACCAACGGTCCGGCCGCCACCATCGGCGAAATTCTGGAAGTGAATCTGCCGCGTCCGCGTCATCGCCTGACCCTGGCCCACGATCCGGACTACATCGGCTACCGTGCTGCGGTGCTCGAGTTCCTTTACGAAAAACAGGCCCACGTCGAAAAACAGGCCGCCTGA
- a CDS encoding type IV pili methyl-accepting chemotaxis transducer N-terminal domain-containing protein: MLANPGKLSRKIIGMLVVFFLVAATAIGLTLLISWQLEGVAAAINDAGSQRMRTYRMGHLMARDLEAKAPEASASQALSDELARFDKVQRDLKQGDPERPLSPPRNAEVQERLQAVDQVWQETVRPLVAGYLAGVRAERENAVNRFDAELEPFVSKINELALAMERTYAFDTNLLRTVQAALVALAIIGTIVLIRFFSRLVIGPVGVLHAGMQRMTSDDLTVRLPVASDDELGGLAFGFNQMAEHLQNVYNTLEQRVEAETRRLAQRNHELSILYSATTFLSEPAPVTVLSEGFLDRIMNALGADAGAVRMYEQQSDRLFLITHQGLSVDFLDHEAEMNCGDCLCGEVFQTGVSAAFATVNPPAGMKLRTCIREGFATATAFSILYDKQKLGVYNLYFKRPQALSEQQIHLLETLGHHLGVAIENQRLKSREKELAVSEERNLLAQELHDSIAQGLAFLNIQVQLLQDSLRKGKVEEAMQTAGQLREGVQESYDDVRELLVHFRTRVHQSDLDTAIQSTLEKFEGQTGIATAFERIGSGASQVPTDEIQIMHIVQESLSNIRKHAKASQVRVIAKREIGRIKIDIEDDGVGFDPENDPNCLSDRHVGLKIMRERAHRIGGECRVASKPGEGSRVTLTLPRENKEVA; this comes from the coding sequence ATGCTAGCCAACCCGGGCAAGCTGTCGCGCAAGATCATCGGCATGCTGGTGGTCTTTTTTCTGGTGGCCGCCACGGCCATCGGGCTGACGCTGCTCATTTCCTGGCAACTGGAAGGCGTCGCTGCGGCGATCAACGATGCCGGCAGCCAGCGCATGCGGACTTACCGCATGGGCCATCTGATGGCGCGCGATCTCGAAGCCAAGGCGCCGGAGGCCAGCGCATCGCAGGCACTGAGCGACGAACTGGCACGTTTCGACAAGGTCCAGCGTGACTTGAAGCAGGGCGACCCCGAGCGGCCCTTGTCGCCGCCGCGCAATGCCGAGGTTCAGGAACGCCTGCAAGCGGTTGACCAGGTCTGGCAGGAAACCGTGCGGCCGCTGGTCGCCGGCTATCTGGCCGGGGTGCGGGCCGAGCGCGAGAATGCCGTGAATCGTTTCGATGCTGAGCTCGAGCCCTTTGTCAGCAAGATCAACGAACTGGCGCTGGCGATGGAGCGGACCTACGCCTTCGACACCAATCTGCTGCGCACCGTGCAGGCGGCACTGGTCGCCCTGGCGATCATTGGCACCATCGTTCTGATCCGCTTTTTCTCGCGCCTGGTCATCGGGCCGGTCGGCGTCCTCCATGCCGGCATGCAGCGCATGACCAGCGACGACCTGACGGTGCGCCTGCCGGTCGCCAGCGATGACGAACTGGGCGGCCTGGCCTTCGGTTTCAACCAGATGGCCGAGCATCTGCAAAATGTTTACAACACGCTGGAACAGCGGGTCGAGGCAGAAACCCGCCGTCTCGCCCAGCGTAATCACGAATTGAGCATCCTCTATTCGGCGACCACCTTTCTCAGCGAGCCAGCCCCGGTGACGGTGCTCAGCGAGGGATTTCTCGACCGGATTATGAACGCCCTGGGAGCCGATGCCGGCGCGGTGCGCATGTATGAGCAGCAGTCGGACAGGTTGTTTTTGATCACCCATCAAGGTCTGTCCGTCGATTTTCTCGACCACGAGGCGGAAATGAACTGCGGTGATTGCCTGTGCGGCGAGGTCTTCCAGACCGGCGTTTCGGCCGCCTTTGCCACGGTCAACCCGCCGGCAGGCATGAAATTGCGCACCTGTATCCGCGAGGGTTTCGCCACGGCCACTGCCTTCAGCATTCTCTACGACAAGCAGAAACTCGGCGTTTACAACCTCTATTTCAAGCGGCCACAAGCGCTGTCCGAGCAGCAAATTCATCTGCTCGAAACACTCGGGCATCACCTTGGCGTGGCCATCGAAAACCAGCGCCTCAAATCGCGCGAGAAGGAACTGGCCGTTTCCGAGGAGCGCAACCTGCTCGCCCAGGAGTTGCACGACTCCATCGCCCAGGGCCTCGCCTTCCTCAACATCCAGGTCCAGTTGCTGCAGGATTCGCTGCGCAAGGGCAAGGTCGAAGAGGCCATGCAGACCGCCGGCCAGCTGCGCGAAGGCGTGCAGGAAAGCTACGACGACGTGCGCGAACTGCTCGTCCATTTTCGCACGCGCGTCCATCAGTCCGACCTCGACACGGCTATCCAGTCCACGCTGGAAAAATTCGAGGGGCAGACTGGCATCGCCACGGCCTTCGAACGCATCGGCAGCGGCGCCTCACAGGTGCCGACTGACGAAATCCAGATCATGCACATCGTTCAGGAATCCCTGTCCAATATCCGCAAGCACGCCAAGGCCAGCCAGGTTCGGGTCATTGCCAAGCGCGAAATCGGCCGAATAAAAATCGATATCGAGGATGATGGCGTCGGTTTCGATCCGGAAAACGATCCAAACTGCTTGTCTGACCGCCATGTCGGCCTGAAAATCATGCGCGAGCGCGCCCACCGCATTGGCGGCGAATGTCGCGTTGCATCAAAACCGGGTGAAGGTTCCCGGGTTACATTGACCCTGCCCCGCGAAAACAAAGAGGTTGCCTGA
- a CDS encoding response regulator yields the protein MSEKIRVLLVDDHTLFRSGIKSLLQRNDDFEVVGEAGDGLEGIKRARSLKPDVTLLDLHMPGVSGLEAVKVIAEEMPEVSVLMLTVSEDAQDLVDALRAGASGYLLKNIETDALIDAIRRAAQGESVVSQQMTAKLIQGVRNPPKAEAGSGERDRFSPRERDILLSLAHGESNKEIARKLDLAESTVKIHVQNIFKKLNMSSRVQVALYAVEHGYAQTKHA from the coding sequence ATGAGCGAAAAAATCCGTGTCCTGCTGGTCGATGATCACACGCTGTTTCGCAGCGGCATCAAGTCGCTGCTCCAGCGCAATGACGACTTCGAGGTCGTTGGCGAGGCTGGCGACGGGCTGGAGGGCATCAAGCGCGCCCGTTCGCTGAAACCCGACGTGACCTTGCTCGACCTCCACATGCCCGGGGTTTCCGGCCTCGAAGCGGTCAAGGTCATCGCCGAGGAAATGCCGGAGGTCAGCGTTCTCATGCTGACCGTCTCGGAAGATGCTCAGGATCTGGTCGATGCTCTGCGCGCCGGGGCCAGCGGCTATCTGCTCAAGAACATTGAAACCGACGCCCTGATCGATGCCATCCGCCGCGCCGCCCAGGGCGAGTCAGTCGTCTCGCAGCAAATGACGGCCAAACTGATCCAGGGCGTGCGCAATCCGCCCAAGGCCGAGGCTGGTAGTGGCGAGCGCGATCGTTTTTCGCCGCGCGAACGCGACATCCTGCTCTCGCTGGCGCATGGCGAGAGCAACAAGGAAATCGCCCGCAAGCTCGATCTGGCCGAAAGCACGGTCAAGATTCACGTGCAGAACATCTTCAAGAAACTGAACATGAGCAGTCGCGTGCAAGTCGCGCTCTACGCCGTCGAGCACGGCTACGCGCAAACCAAGCACGCCTGA
- a CDS encoding spermine/spermidine synthase domain-containing protein, whose product MRPAKKAPQHSVDISEENGVRNLHFGSDWIQSAMRIARPWSLELAYTREMMAGLLMRPTGQWPRSALLIGLGAGSLAKFIYRYLPDCRITVVEINPQVEFIARQYFKLPDDPRRLDVVIGCGADYMLGGDRRFDMMLIDGYDPEAKAGVLDTEPFYQACRARLSDKGLCSVNLLGRNRGFAGSVERIRSAFDNRVAVFPSCDSGNSIAFATGGEPVDVSLDDLRARAAQLKKETRLDLLPTISRLQLGHPLPEGRLRI is encoded by the coding sequence ATGAGACCCGCAAAAAAAGCCCCCCAACATTCCGTCGATATCAGCGAAGAGAACGGCGTGCGCAATCTGCACTTCGGCTCCGACTGGATTCAGAGCGCCATGCGCATTGCCCGGCCGTGGTCGCTGGAACTGGCTTATACACGTGAAATGATGGCCGGGCTGCTCATGCGGCCGACTGGTCAGTGGCCGCGCAGCGCGCTGTTGATCGGCCTCGGCGCCGGATCGCTGGCCAAATTCATTTACCGCTACCTGCCTGACTGCCGGATCACGGTGGTCGAGATCAATCCGCAGGTCGAATTCATCGCCCGCCAGTATTTCAAGCTGCCGGACGACCCGCGCCGGCTCGACGTGGTGATCGGCTGCGGCGCCGACTACATGCTGGGCGGCGACCGGCGTTTCGACATGATGCTGATCGATGGCTACGACCCCGAGGCGAAAGCCGGCGTGCTCGACACCGAGCCTTTCTACCAGGCCTGCCGCGCCCGGCTGAGCGACAAGGGGCTGTGCAGCGTCAACCTGCTTGGCCGCAACCGAGGATTTGCCGGCAGCGTCGAGCGTATCCGCTCGGCTTTCGACAACCGTGTCGCCGTTTTTCCGTCGTGCGACAGCGGCAATTCCATCGCCTTCGCGACCGGAGGTGAGCCGGTCGATGTCTCGCTCGACGACTTGCGCGCCCGCGCCGCGCAACTGAAAAAAGAGACGCGCCTCGACCTGCTGCCGACCATCAGCCGCCTGCAATTGGGCCATCCCTTGCCAGAAGGCCGTCTGCGCATCTGA